Genomic segment of Perca flavescens isolate YP-PL-M2 chromosome 7, PFLA_1.0, whole genome shotgun sequence:
TTGACAAAAGCTCATTGCTCCATGTTGTTTACGTGTTCAGATTGCTGTAGGGCATGACGGTCAGATTCAGTATCTACCTGTGAGCTCAGAGCAGCAGATGGTGAATCCTGAAGATCTGGAGGCTGCTGCCCACTCTGCTGTCACAGGTTGGTTCTCTTAGGGAGCACATTGCACTTTAATTGTTTTATATTCAGTCCTCCACTGCACTGTTAGATTGTTTATATTTACCAAATTCATTACAGAAGGACCTTAAATGACCTTTCAATAGTTCACTGCCTCTCActttaatattaaaatgtatccGATAAAAATAAGCTTGTGGAGATTTTATTCTTCATTTCAACTGAACtgataatttagtttttttgtcaaACATCATTATAGCATGCTAATGTAGTTGGAATCAGGGACCATTTTGAAAATACTCATTGTCTTTGATGCACATTTAAGTCAGACGCCAAATTGCATTTCATTCATTTGCTATTTTAATGTGAGTTTGGCTTTTTCTTggaataagaagaaaaaacactgtTGTCCGTGCTCTCTTGAACACACCATCAAGGAGGCCACAATGACCAAGGTCTAGATGCTTAAAAAATGGTGAACATGCATCGTccattatgaataatttgagCTTGATAACTATTATGATGAACGAACTACAGCGCcctgaaaataaatcaaactaagCGACAATCTTTGTTCTTGTAGCTGTAGCTGACGCAGCCATGGCGCAGACCCAGACAGTCTACACTGAAGCTACACCTGAACAGCtggagcagctgcagcagcaaggCATCCACTATGATGTCATTACCTTCACAGACGAATAAACAGCTTTTTATACCGGATACAACCCACCGCAAACCACTATGAGCTGACAAGTACAGTGACCTCAATTTATTTATGCATTCAGCTGGCTGTGAACTAAAATATTATCTCCTCCACGCTATCATCTACGCCGGGGCAGTTGCACTGTTTAAAAGGATCAACAACTCTTTGGAAATTAAAAATATTGCACCCATTGCTTCTAACTTAATCATAGGGGCTGTGCATTTAAGAGTTAATTTAGTAAGGTTGGTCTGTTATGTAATTGTAAAAATTGATTTCTGTTTACATGCCTCAACTTCTTCCAATTTGCAAGGTTATCAAAGACAAGTAAATGGCTTATATCATGTTTTAGAAAATATACAGAACATCCATATGAAAATTTTTTGAATGGAGTGAAATGAAAAgggagtgtttattttttatctgtAATAATAATGTTGATTGTTAGAATGCCACAGCATTGTGTTTACTTAATATTAATATGTACATACCTTTTGCATTTGTCTTCTGTTCCCTGATGGAGGATACATCTTGATTTGGTGAATATGAAGTGTTTAATAAGCTGAAAGCTGACACCAAATAAATAACTTTGTGTATACTCTGTAATGTGTTCATAAATGTCCAGATTTTACTCTGATGGATTTTGTTCTTAAAGGTACCTACAGTATATCTTACTTTGCACAGCAGCTGCTTTCTATCACACGGAAATCTAAATTGTCAGGCTTTAAGTTATGTGTTTGCATCTGAACTACCagctaattttattttattatgatgcagtggacacaaacaaaacaaaaagaatcaCTGTTGCACACTTCAGTCAGAAATGAGTTGATGCAACTGTATAGGCTGTAATTTGTGgttttatatttcattataaTATGCTAATGGTAATTCCAACGTGTCAATATTTCTGCAATAAAAAAGAAGGATGCAATGACAGGAACACaagcaatgtaatgtaatccaATACAAGCACACTACAAGCTACACCCTCAGAAATGAGCAGTTTAGTCAACATCCTCTGACTGTGTGAACATTATTAGATTCAGCAGGGTTATTGTATTAGGAtgcgtcatactatactatcatgTTCCTGTTTCCACCCTCTGCATATCTTCATTATAAACGGTTaacttttgatttgatttcactTCATTATcagaatattttctgttttgttttacataaatacagaaaaaaatggaTGCAGTGCAATCAATTTAATGGCTCTgttttacattcagtgtttGACCCAGGTACACTGAGGCCTTCTAAGAACCTAAACTCTGATTTAGTAGTTTGACTATATGAGTTTGACAGACTGAGGAACAAAAGAATTCCGTGTGACTCTAAATCTGTGTGATTGGAAAAAGCTGATATTCTTCAAATAAAATGTGAGATAGGTATGATACAGCCAGAGACAACATTCTATTAGTATATGCAGTTTGTAGACTTGACTCAATCTTTTGACCAACAATCATCCGTTGCAGTCTAGCCAGTCTAGCTTTAAGCTGAACAGAGAGACAACCGTACCATGCACTGATTCCATACAGCATAACACTTTGTATTATAGattggcaaaataataataggatCTGTTTGTTTGCTCCAAAGGACCTCAGTCTCTTACTGTAGAAAAGAAATGCCTTGTAAGATATATTCTATATCAGGGATTCTCAACTTTTGGGTTGCAACCCTTTGTGGGTGGGTTGCGGACAGCTGGTCAATAATGGTCAATTTGATACGCATCTGATTTTGGActcatcttttatttaaaaaaacaaaatgtggacGGACATGCATCAGAGCCATGCAGCAGTCTAGCACCATAGCCATGGTAACCATCATTTCATTAACGTTCACTttagtttttgttgatttttggaAGCAAGATGGTGATGGTTGGGTGTCCATCTCTCGCCACTCATGCAGTCAAAACAATCCTACCATTCAGCATGACTTATCTGTGTGAAAGTGGCTTCTCTACTTTGGTCCAGCTCAAGTCCAAGCAGAGAAACGGGTTGAACACTGAGCATGAACTGAGAGTAACTCTGTCTACTGTCACCCCAGACTTTGAAACTCGGATCAAGAGTGAAGCACATGCCCAACTGTCTCATTGGTttccatatttattttattcatctaTACATGCATTTGTCATGGTCCTCAGTTTCTTACTAATGTGCTCTGAATGCAGAGATATTCATAGAAGTTAAATATCTAATTTGTGGccttatttattttgtgaagttttgatatttaatttattttagtcACTTTTGTCCATGCAGTTGTTGTGATCCTCAGTTTCTTATTAATGTGCTCTGAAATGCACATTGCACatgtaaatatgtgtgtttatgtttaaaaaaaaaagatgacgtAGGTGTATTTTCTAAGgctatttttgaaaaataaatttgcttGGTTTGAATTCTACAAAAGTGGGTCGCGACTTAATGACAATGAAAAAATGTAAGTCACAGGGTGAGACTAGTTGAGAACCCCTGATCTACAGTATATGTGCTCTCCAGGATAAAGCACGTCCATGTAGGATGTGTGTTATAGGCAGTAACAGGTGGAGGATACAGGTGGATGATTCACTGGAAGACCAAACATTTCTTGTGTCTTCTTTGGattaataataaatgaattCCTTTCACACCACTCCACTAACAGTGTAGTATAATCTGTAAACTTCAAAATGAATGTATTTGGAATATCGAGTTTTATAGTCGTCTATATAAAGTGTGAAGAGTAGGGGGGAGCTCACTTAACTCTGGGGTGAAGTAGAATATGTCTGATTCACTTTATCTGCACTCTATTTGTAGTGTGCCACTAAATCAGGTGAGGATTAACCTCTCCTTGAATCAtcatgtatttaaaaagaagTTAGAAATGAAACATATCAAGTGTGCCACATCAATCCTCAAAGAGTCAGCACAGACAGGGAGACGTCTCTGGCTGTGACCCCCAGCTGATGAGCTGACAACTTCCTTTTTTCTTCAGCAAGGCGGGGCCTCAAATCCTATAAAAGTGTCGAAAAGTGTGGGGAAAAAGTGCTGAGCCTCAGTGAGCATTACACTGAAGATGAAGTTTTCCTTTGTCTTGTTTCTTTTATTAGGTGTGGTGGGAAAACAATATGCCAAATTTGACAATTGTCTGTTCTCCAGTGCCTGTAATAACATATTAAtaagaaatgtttgttttgcagATATTCCTCATCTAAAAGGGCAGCAGAGGATCGAGGCGTTTGAACACGTCCTGCTGAGACTGGCCTTCCCTTCCGTTTACAACAGTTACAACAAGTCTTGCTGTAAACTCTATCCAGGAGGATGCTACAAGCTGCTGGACAGTGCAGGATTTACCTGCGATTTACTGAAAGGAAGAGTGACGAAAACTGAGAGAGACGGCTGGATAGAATTTAAAATATCAAATGTGCGGTTTGTGGACGGAGGCTATTACAGATGTATTGTGCTAGGAACTCAAAACCTCATCTACAGTGATTACTATGTTGAGGTGTCTGGTAAGCAGTCTTATAATCTTCAATAATGTGATGTTATAAATGTGAGTTATGCAATAGCCTCTAGTGTGTACAATAACTATTGGGCCAAACCTGCAT
This window contains:
- the LOC114559439 gene encoding uncharacterized protein LOC114559439 isoform X2, yielding MKFSFVLFLLLDIPHLKGQQRIEAFEHVLLRLAFPSVYNSYNKSCCKLYPGGCYKLLDSAGFTCDLLKGRVTKTERDGWIEFKISNVRFVDGGYYRCIVLGTQNLIYSDYYVEVSEVSGHHSQSQPSLTTTIKAPNTSTILPDSTGPALAQDHSDSPRIPWSFGLPLAVIVSITVMILITSVIGVVCCRVQTKRKLPDKCGETLCESLKQDAPNTVS